In the genome of Vallicoccus soli, one region contains:
- the treY gene encoding malto-oligosyltrehalose synthase encodes MSTEAPRGTYRLQLREEFGFDDLAGQADYLRDLGASHAYLSPVLQATPGSTHGYDVVDHGRLSDDLGGMAAFERLRSRLEEVGLGAVADVVPNHVAVPTPVSLNAPLWSVLREGPESPYARWFDVDWAAQGGDILMPVLGKRIGECLADGEIQLDTSGDEPLVRYYDHVYPVRPGTEHLPLPALLERQYYRLAFWRVADEELNYRRFFDVDTLAGVRMEDPEVFRETHALLARLVREGQLDGLRIDHPDGMADPGGYLRMLAEATDGTWVVVEKILEGDEQLPQDWACAGTTGYDAMLRVCGLFVDPDGEAPLTALYTQLTGEPADFGVVVEQSKRDVVEHGLYAEVARLVELAAQVCHDDIEVRDHTRRGLREALVELLVAFPVYRAYVTPGEEAPPESVRLVEDAAEVARTRLPEERHATLALVRDLVLGRPVGDGRRERRRDEIVVRFQQTCGPVMAKGVEDTAFYRWFRLAGLNEVGGDPAHFGVPVEQFHAWTAASHARWPEAMTTLSTHDTKRSEDVRARLAVLSQVPQRWGEAVTAWRALTAAVRPAELDANTEYLLWQTLVGAWPIAADRLTAYLEKATREAKRHTTWTTPDAAYDAAVKGFAEAVLASPEVRASVEAFVAEVEPHVRAVVLGQKLVQLAMPGAPDVYQGTELVDLSLVDPDNRRPVDYALRRGLLARLDAGEAPEGLDMEKLLVVSRALRLRREHPAWFGAGSTYEPVATSSSHAVAFARSGSVVAVATRLPAAVEREGGWGGATVSLPPGTWTDVLGGADGGVAYEGGEVPLARLLATLPVALLVRS; translated from the coding sequence GTGTCCACTGAGGCGCCCCGCGGGACGTACCGGCTGCAGCTGCGCGAGGAGTTCGGGTTCGACGACCTGGCCGGGCAGGCGGACTACCTGCGCGACCTGGGCGCGAGCCACGCGTACCTCTCCCCCGTGCTGCAGGCGACGCCGGGCTCGACCCACGGCTACGACGTGGTCGACCACGGCCGGCTCAGCGACGACCTGGGGGGCATGGCGGCCTTCGAGCGGCTGCGGTCCCGGCTCGAGGAGGTGGGGCTCGGCGCCGTCGCCGACGTGGTGCCCAACCACGTCGCGGTGCCGACGCCGGTGTCGCTCAACGCGCCGCTCTGGTCGGTGCTGCGCGAGGGGCCGGAGTCGCCGTACGCGCGCTGGTTCGACGTGGACTGGGCCGCCCAGGGCGGCGACATCCTCATGCCGGTGCTCGGCAAGCGCATCGGCGAGTGCCTCGCCGACGGGGAGATCCAGCTCGACACGAGCGGCGACGAGCCGCTCGTGCGCTACTACGACCACGTCTACCCGGTGCGCCCGGGCACCGAGCACCTGCCGCTGCCCGCGCTGCTCGAGCGCCAGTACTACCGGCTGGCGTTCTGGCGGGTCGCCGACGAGGAGCTGAACTACCGGCGGTTCTTCGACGTCGACACCCTCGCCGGGGTGCGGATGGAGGACCCGGAGGTCTTCCGCGAGACGCACGCCCTGCTCGCCCGCCTCGTGCGCGAGGGGCAGCTCGACGGGCTGCGGATCGACCACCCGGACGGCATGGCCGACCCGGGCGGCTACCTGCGGATGCTCGCCGAGGCCACCGACGGCACCTGGGTGGTCGTGGAGAAGATCCTCGAGGGCGACGAGCAGCTCCCGCAGGACTGGGCGTGCGCCGGCACCACCGGGTACGACGCGATGCTGCGCGTCTGCGGGCTGTTCGTCGACCCCGACGGCGAGGCGCCGCTGACCGCGCTCTACACCCAGCTCACGGGCGAGCCGGCGGACTTCGGCGTCGTGGTCGAGCAGTCCAAGCGCGACGTCGTCGAGCACGGCCTGTACGCCGAGGTGGCCCGGCTCGTCGAGCTCGCCGCGCAGGTGTGCCACGACGACATCGAGGTCCGCGACCACACCCGGCGGGGGCTGCGCGAGGCGCTCGTCGAGCTGCTCGTCGCGTTCCCGGTCTACCGGGCGTACGTCACCCCGGGCGAGGAGGCGCCGCCGGAGTCGGTCCGCCTCGTCGAGGACGCCGCGGAGGTGGCGCGCACCCGGCTCCCCGAGGAGCGCCACGCCACCCTCGCCCTGGTCCGCGACCTGGTGCTGGGGCGCCCGGTCGGCGACGGCCGGCGCGAGCGGCGGCGCGACGAGATCGTCGTGCGCTTCCAGCAGACCTGCGGCCCGGTCATGGCCAAGGGCGTCGAGGACACCGCCTTCTACCGCTGGTTCCGCCTGGCCGGGCTCAACGAGGTCGGCGGCGACCCGGCGCACTTCGGGGTGCCCGTCGAGCAGTTCCACGCCTGGACCGCGGCGTCGCACGCCCGCTGGCCCGAGGCGATGACGACGCTCTCCACCCACGACACCAAGCGCTCGGAGGACGTGCGCGCGCGCCTCGCCGTGCTCTCGCAGGTGCCGCAGCGCTGGGGCGAGGCGGTGACGGCCTGGCGGGCGCTCACGGCCGCGGTGCGCCCGGCGGAGCTCGACGCCAACACCGAGTACCTGCTCTGGCAGACGCTCGTGGGCGCCTGGCCGATCGCGGCGGACCGGCTCACGGCGTACCTCGAGAAGGCCACCCGCGAGGCCAAGCGCCACACCACCTGGACCACGCCCGACGCGGCGTACGACGCCGCCGTGAAGGGGTTCGCCGAGGCGGTGCTCGCCTCGCCGGAGGTGCGGGCGTCGGTGGAGGCGTTCGTCGCCGAGGTGGAGCCGCACGTGCGCGCGGTCGTGCTCGGGCAGAAGCTCGTGCAGCTCGCGATGCCCGGCGCGCCGGACGTCTACCAGGGCACCGAGCTCGTCGACCTGTCGCTCGTCGACCCGGACAACCGGCGCCCGGTGGACTACGCGCTCCGGCGCGGGCTGCTCGCCAGGCTCGACGCCGGCGAGGCGCCCGAGGGGCTCGACATGGAGAAGCTCCTCGTGGTGTCGCGCGCGCTGCGCCTGCGGCGGGAGCACCCCGCGTGGTTCGGGGCCGGCTCGACCTACGAGCCGGTCGCCACGTCGTCGTCGCACGCGGTCGCCTTCGCCCGCAGCGGCTCGGTCGTCGCGGTGGCGACCCGTCTGCCCGCGGCCGTCGAGCGGGAGGGCGGCTGGGGCGGGGCCACGGTGTCGCTGCCGCCCGGCACGTGGACCGACGTGCTCGGCGGCGCGGACGGGGGCGTGGCGTACGAGGGCGGCGAGGTGCCGCTCGCACGCCTCCTCGCGACCCTGCCGGTGGCGCTGCTCGTGCGCTCCTGA
- the glgX gene encoding glycogen debranching protein GlgX has protein sequence METWPGSAYPLGATYDGVGTNFAVFSEVAERVELCLFEQDGTETRVALPESDGFVWHGYLPRVGPGQRYGFRIHGPNDPARGLRCNPNKLLLDPYAKAVDGQIDWDESLFDYRFEHPDDRNDLDSGPHMMKSVVVNPFFDWQDDRSPRTPYHQTVIYEAHVKGLTIAHPDIPEEIRGTYAGLAHPVMVEHLKGLGVTAVELMPVHQFVQDHHLEEKGLSNYWGYNTIGFFAPHNLYAADARNGQQVQEFKAMVRTLHEAGIEVILDVVYNHTAEGNHMGPTLCFRGIDNTAYYRLVDGDPMHYYDTTGTGNTLLMRHPHVLQLIMDSLRYWVTEMHVDGFRFDLASTLARQFHEVDRLSAFFDLVQQDPVVSQVKLIAEPWDVGDGGYQVGNFPPLWTEWNGKYRDNVRDVWRGEPHTLGEFAMRLTGSSDLYQGDGRRPLASINFVTAHDGFTLEDLVSYNEKHNEANGEGGNDGESHNRSWNCGVEGPTDDLDVLALREKQKRNILTTLFLSQGVPMLLHGDELGRTQGGNNNVYCQDNEIAWVDWEDARHHTTMLEFVRRLARLRHEHPVFRRRRFFQGRPVRGSGGDALGDIAWLTARGRPMNDEDWSSGQRHVTVFLNGDAITEPDERGQRVTDDSFLLLLNSSPDDMVFTVPEEKYGASWDVCVDTSAPLEIEQPTLKAGAPVEVEARSVLVLRRVH, from the coding sequence CTCTGCCTACCCCCTGGGGGCCACCTACGACGGCGTCGGCACGAACTTCGCCGTGTTCTCCGAGGTCGCGGAGCGCGTGGAGCTGTGCCTCTTCGAGCAGGACGGCACCGAGACGCGCGTCGCCCTGCCCGAGTCCGACGGCTTCGTCTGGCACGGCTACCTGCCGCGCGTGGGCCCCGGCCAGCGCTACGGCTTCCGCATCCACGGCCCGAACGACCCGGCCCGCGGCCTGCGGTGCAACCCGAACAAGCTGCTCCTCGACCCGTACGCGAAGGCCGTCGACGGCCAGATCGACTGGGACGAGTCGCTCTTCGACTACCGCTTCGAGCACCCGGACGACCGCAACGACCTCGACAGCGGCCCGCACATGATGAAGTCGGTCGTCGTCAACCCGTTCTTCGACTGGCAGGACGACCGCAGCCCGCGGACGCCGTACCACCAGACGGTCATCTACGAGGCGCACGTCAAGGGCCTGACCATCGCGCACCCGGACATCCCCGAGGAGATCCGGGGGACGTACGCCGGCCTCGCGCACCCGGTCATGGTGGAGCACCTCAAGGGCCTCGGCGTCACCGCCGTCGAGCTCATGCCGGTCCACCAGTTCGTCCAGGACCACCACCTGGAGGAGAAGGGGCTGTCGAACTACTGGGGCTACAACACCATCGGGTTCTTCGCCCCGCACAACCTGTACGCGGCCGACGCGCGCAACGGCCAGCAGGTGCAGGAGTTCAAGGCGATGGTCCGCACCCTGCACGAGGCGGGCATCGAGGTCATCCTCGACGTGGTCTACAACCACACCGCCGAGGGCAACCACATGGGCCCGACGCTGTGCTTCCGCGGCATCGACAACACCGCGTACTACCGGCTCGTCGACGGCGACCCGATGCACTACTACGACACGACCGGCACCGGGAACACGCTGCTCATGCGGCACCCGCACGTGCTGCAGCTCATCATGGACTCGCTGCGGTACTGGGTCACCGAGATGCACGTCGACGGCTTCCGCTTCGACCTCGCCTCCACGCTCGCCCGGCAGTTCCACGAGGTCGACCGCCTCTCGGCGTTCTTCGACCTGGTGCAGCAGGACCCGGTCGTGTCGCAGGTGAAGCTCATCGCCGAGCCGTGGGACGTCGGCGACGGCGGCTACCAGGTCGGCAACTTCCCGCCGCTGTGGACCGAGTGGAACGGCAAGTACCGCGACAACGTGCGCGACGTGTGGCGCGGCGAGCCGCACACGCTCGGCGAGTTCGCGATGCGCCTCACCGGCTCCAGCGACCTCTACCAGGGCGACGGGCGCCGGCCGCTCGCGTCCATCAACTTCGTCACCGCGCACGACGGCTTCACCCTCGAGGACCTCGTCTCGTACAACGAAAAGCACAACGAGGCCAACGGCGAGGGCGGCAACGACGGCGAGAGCCACAACCGGTCGTGGAACTGCGGCGTCGAGGGGCCGACGGACGACCTCGACGTGCTCGCGCTGCGCGAGAAGCAGAAGCGCAACATCCTCACCACGCTGTTCCTGTCCCAGGGGGTGCCGATGCTGCTGCACGGCGACGAGCTCGGGCGCACCCAGGGCGGCAACAACAACGTCTACTGCCAGGACAACGAGATCGCGTGGGTGGACTGGGAGGACGCGCGCCACCACACGACGATGCTCGAGTTCGTGCGCCGCCTCGCGAGGCTGCGCCACGAGCACCCCGTCTTCCGGCGCCGGCGGTTCTTCCAGGGCCGGCCGGTCCGCGGCAGCGGCGGCGACGCCCTCGGCGACATCGCGTGGCTCACCGCGCGCGGGCGCCCGATGAACGACGAGGACTGGAGCAGCGGGCAGCGCCACGTCACCGTGTTCCTCAACGGCGACGCCATCACCGAGCCCGACGAGCGCGGGCAGCGCGTCACGGACGACAGCTTCCTGCTGCTGCTCAACTCCTCGCCGGACGACATGGTGTTCACCGTCCCGGAGGAGAAGTACGGCGCCTCGTGGGACGTCTGCGTCGACACCTCCGCCCCGCTGGAGATCGAGCAGCCGACGCTGAAGGCCGGCGCGCCGGTCGAGGTCGAGGCCCGCTCCGTGCTGGTGCTGCGCCGTGTCCACTGA